A genomic region of Populus nigra chromosome 11, ddPopNigr1.1, whole genome shotgun sequence contains the following coding sequences:
- the LOC133668572 gene encoding protein PHR1-LIKE 1-like isoform X2: MIRNPASQQASPLISGNGSVGHLVSSSSRFTNDMSVSAVSPQGKQSHNSPFISQSLRDGGNFPPTHYSHSEGQSTAFINHYDDNKDLSCPIDPLQEFINFVENVPVQNGQVESTAGVIASEDHAKRTDWQEWADQLISVDDELEPNWSEILNDVNMKDSKQKMLSPNNSVQQPLIHQHQTAHSGEVCAVTNPLLAAPPTKSRMRWTPELHEAFVEAVNQLGGSERATPKGVLKQMNVEGLTIYHVKSHLQKYRTARYKPESSEEKKLSPVEEMKSLDLKTSMEISEALRLQMEVQKQLHEQLEIQRNLQLRIEEQGRYLQEMFEKQKKMEGDRSKAPPPSQNDPSLLQSKLEQSPANDKLEASDLDCVKTRFDTCNASALLEESSQSISRKQKAPEDRNCQVVDKNEEKTGLAPVKRPRTDETTALSADPASN; encoded by the exons ATGATTAGAAATCCAGCATCTCAGCAGGCGTCACCATTGATTTCTGGTAATGGGAGTGTTGGGCACTTGGTTTCATCATCTTCTAGATTTACAAATGATATGAGTGTTTCAGCAGTTTCACCACAAGGAAAGCAGTCTCATAATTCTCCATTCATTTCCCAGTCACTAAGGGATGGAGGAAATTTTCCACCAACCCATTATTCTCATTCAGAAGGGCAATCCACAGCATTCATTAACCACTATGATGACAACAAGGATCTCTCCTGCCCTATAGATCCACTTCAGGAATTCATTAATTTCGTTGAAAATGTCCCTGTCCAAAATGGTCAGGTGGAAAGCACTGCTGGTGTCATTGCATCGGAGGATCATGCTAAGAGAACAGACTGGCAAGAGTGGGCAGATCAGTTGATCTCTGTTGATGATGAACTGGAACCAAATTGGAGTGAAATTCTGAATGATGTCAACATGAAAGATTCCAAACAGAAG ATGTTGTCTCCTAATAACTCAGTCCAACAACCCCTAATTCATCAGCATCAAACTGCTCATAGTGGAGAAGTATGTGCTGTTACTAATCCACTGTTGGCTGCACCACCAACAAAATCTCGAATGCGCTGGACACCAGAACTTCATGAGGCTTTTGTGGAAGCTGTCAATCAGCTTGGGGGTAGTGAAA GGGCTACTCCCAAGGGTGTCTTAAAGCAGATGAATGTTGAAGGCTTGACTATCTATCACGTCAAAAGCCACCTCCAG AAGTACAGAACAGCCAGATATAAACCAGAGTCATCTGAAG AAAAAAAGTTGAGTCCAGTTGAAGAAATGAAATCTCTAGACTTGAAGAC GAGTATGGAGATCTCAGAAGCTTTGCGATTGCAAATGGAAGTCCAGAAGCAACTCCACGAACAACTTGAG ATCCAGAGAAATTTACAATTAAGGATTGAGGAACAGGGGAGGTATCTTCAAGAGATGtttgagaaacaaaaaaagatggagGGTGACAGGTCAAAGGCTCCTCCCCCCTCCCAAAACGACCCTTCCCTTCTACAATCAAAGTTAGAGCAGTCACCTGCAAATGACAAATTAGAAGCCTCAGATCTGGACTGTGTCAAAACAAGGTTTGACACGTGTAATGCAAGTGCTTTACTAGAAGAAAGCTCCCAGAGTATAAGCAGAAAGCAGAAGGCACCAGAGGACAGAAACTGTCAGGTTGTAGACAAAAATGAAGAGAAGACCGGTTTAGCACCAGTGAAACGACCAAGAACAGATGAAACAACAGCATTGTCAGCCGATCCTGCATCCAATTGA
- the LOC133668572 gene encoding protein PHR1-LIKE 1-like isoform X1 produces MIRNPASQQASPLISGNGSVGHLVSSSSRFTNDMSVSAVSPQGKQSHNSPFISQSLRDGGNFPPTHYSHSEGQSTAFINHYDDNKDLSCPIDPLQEFINFVENVPVQNGQVESTAGVIASEDHAKRTDWQEWADQLISVDDELEPNWSEILNDVNMKDSKQKMLSPNNSVQQPLIHQHQTAHSGEVCAVTNPLLAAPPTKSRMRWTPELHEAFVEAVNQLGGSERATPKGVLKQMNVEGLTIYHVKSHLQKYRTARYKPESSEGTSEKKLSPVEEMKSLDLKTSMEISEALRLQMEVQKQLHEQLEIQRNLQLRIEEQGRYLQEMFEKQKKMEGDRSKAPPPSQNDPSLLQSKLEQSPANDKLEASDLDCVKTRFDTCNASALLEESSQSISRKQKAPEDRNCQVVDKNEEKTGLAPVKRPRTDETTALSADPASN; encoded by the exons ATGATTAGAAATCCAGCATCTCAGCAGGCGTCACCATTGATTTCTGGTAATGGGAGTGTTGGGCACTTGGTTTCATCATCTTCTAGATTTACAAATGATATGAGTGTTTCAGCAGTTTCACCACAAGGAAAGCAGTCTCATAATTCTCCATTCATTTCCCAGTCACTAAGGGATGGAGGAAATTTTCCACCAACCCATTATTCTCATTCAGAAGGGCAATCCACAGCATTCATTAACCACTATGATGACAACAAGGATCTCTCCTGCCCTATAGATCCACTTCAGGAATTCATTAATTTCGTTGAAAATGTCCCTGTCCAAAATGGTCAGGTGGAAAGCACTGCTGGTGTCATTGCATCGGAGGATCATGCTAAGAGAACAGACTGGCAAGAGTGGGCAGATCAGTTGATCTCTGTTGATGATGAACTGGAACCAAATTGGAGTGAAATTCTGAATGATGTCAACATGAAAGATTCCAAACAGAAG ATGTTGTCTCCTAATAACTCAGTCCAACAACCCCTAATTCATCAGCATCAAACTGCTCATAGTGGAGAAGTATGTGCTGTTACTAATCCACTGTTGGCTGCACCACCAACAAAATCTCGAATGCGCTGGACACCAGAACTTCATGAGGCTTTTGTGGAAGCTGTCAATCAGCTTGGGGGTAGTGAAA GGGCTACTCCCAAGGGTGTCTTAAAGCAGATGAATGTTGAAGGCTTGACTATCTATCACGTCAAAAGCCACCTCCAG AAGTACAGAACAGCCAGATATAAACCAGAGTCATCTGAAG GAACTTCAGAAAAAAAGTTGAGTCCAGTTGAAGAAATGAAATCTCTAGACTTGAAGAC GAGTATGGAGATCTCAGAAGCTTTGCGATTGCAAATGGAAGTCCAGAAGCAACTCCACGAACAACTTGAG ATCCAGAGAAATTTACAATTAAGGATTGAGGAACAGGGGAGGTATCTTCAAGAGATGtttgagaaacaaaaaaagatggagGGTGACAGGTCAAAGGCTCCTCCCCCCTCCCAAAACGACCCTTCCCTTCTACAATCAAAGTTAGAGCAGTCACCTGCAAATGACAAATTAGAAGCCTCAGATCTGGACTGTGTCAAAACAAGGTTTGACACGTGTAATGCAAGTGCTTTACTAGAAGAAAGCTCCCAGAGTATAAGCAGAAAGCAGAAGGCACCAGAGGACAGAAACTGTCAGGTTGTAGACAAAAATGAAGAGAAGACCGGTTTAGCACCAGTGAAACGACCAAGAACAGATGAAACAACAGCATTGTCAGCCGATCCTGCATCCAATTGA
- the LOC133668572 gene encoding protein PHR1-LIKE 1-like isoform X3 translates to MIRNPASQQASPLISGNGSVGHLVSSSSRFTNDMSVSAVSPQGKQSHNSPFISQSLRDGGNFPPTHYSHSEGQSTAFINHYDDNKDLSCPIDPLQEFINFVENVPVQNGQVESTAGVIASEDHAKRTDWQEWADQLISVDDELEPNWSEILNDVNMKDSKQKHQTAHSGEVCAVTNPLLAAPPTKSRMRWTPELHEAFVEAVNQLGGSERATPKGVLKQMNVEGLTIYHVKSHLQKYRTARYKPESSEGTSEKKLSPVEEMKSLDLKTSMEISEALRLQMEVQKQLHEQLEIQRNLQLRIEEQGRYLQEMFEKQKKMEGDRSKAPPPSQNDPSLLQSKLEQSPANDKLEASDLDCVKTRFDTCNASALLEESSQSISRKQKAPEDRNCQVVDKNEEKTGLAPVKRPRTDETTALSADPASN, encoded by the exons ATGATTAGAAATCCAGCATCTCAGCAGGCGTCACCATTGATTTCTGGTAATGGGAGTGTTGGGCACTTGGTTTCATCATCTTCTAGATTTACAAATGATATGAGTGTTTCAGCAGTTTCACCACAAGGAAAGCAGTCTCATAATTCTCCATTCATTTCCCAGTCACTAAGGGATGGAGGAAATTTTCCACCAACCCATTATTCTCATTCAGAAGGGCAATCCACAGCATTCATTAACCACTATGATGACAACAAGGATCTCTCCTGCCCTATAGATCCACTTCAGGAATTCATTAATTTCGTTGAAAATGTCCCTGTCCAAAATGGTCAGGTGGAAAGCACTGCTGGTGTCATTGCATCGGAGGATCATGCTAAGAGAACAGACTGGCAAGAGTGGGCAGATCAGTTGATCTCTGTTGATGATGAACTGGAACCAAATTGGAGTGAAATTCTGAATGATGTCAACATGAAAGATTCCAAACAGAAG CATCAAACTGCTCATAGTGGAGAAGTATGTGCTGTTACTAATCCACTGTTGGCTGCACCACCAACAAAATCTCGAATGCGCTGGACACCAGAACTTCATGAGGCTTTTGTGGAAGCTGTCAATCAGCTTGGGGGTAGTGAAA GGGCTACTCCCAAGGGTGTCTTAAAGCAGATGAATGTTGAAGGCTTGACTATCTATCACGTCAAAAGCCACCTCCAG AAGTACAGAACAGCCAGATATAAACCAGAGTCATCTGAAG GAACTTCAGAAAAAAAGTTGAGTCCAGTTGAAGAAATGAAATCTCTAGACTTGAAGAC GAGTATGGAGATCTCAGAAGCTTTGCGATTGCAAATGGAAGTCCAGAAGCAACTCCACGAACAACTTGAG ATCCAGAGAAATTTACAATTAAGGATTGAGGAACAGGGGAGGTATCTTCAAGAGATGtttgagaaacaaaaaaagatggagGGTGACAGGTCAAAGGCTCCTCCCCCCTCCCAAAACGACCCTTCCCTTCTACAATCAAAGTTAGAGCAGTCACCTGCAAATGACAAATTAGAAGCCTCAGATCTGGACTGTGTCAAAACAAGGTTTGACACGTGTAATGCAAGTGCTTTACTAGAAGAAAGCTCCCAGAGTATAAGCAGAAAGCAGAAGGCACCAGAGGACAGAAACTGTCAGGTTGTAGACAAAAATGAAGAGAAGACCGGTTTAGCACCAGTGAAACGACCAAGAACAGATGAAACAACAGCATTGTCAGCCGATCCTGCATCCAATTGA